From a single Anomalospiza imberbis isolate Cuckoo-Finch-1a 21T00152 chromosome 16, ASM3175350v1, whole genome shotgun sequence genomic region:
- the TVP23A gene encoding Golgi apparatus membrane protein TVP23 homolog A — translation MKQVGAAGAAGGARLPRAVRADGLPPQALVDDTEDVSLDFGSEEELALRKARIRHPLATFFHLFFRVSAIVTYLFCDWFSNSFVACFVTILLLLSFDFWSVKNVTGRLLVGLRWWNQIDEDGKSHWVFEAKRVPTIAASTEAEARIFWLGLIICPVIWTMFFFSTLFSLKLKWLALVITGISLQTANLYGYIHCKLGGQKTISRVTSRLFGTTDVPKRQSRIISEDGTEEHGKTGFR, via the exons ATGAAGCAGGTAGGggcggcgggcgctgcgggcgggGCGCGGCTCCCCCGGGCCGTGCGCGCTGACGGGCTCCCGCCGCAGGCGCTGGTGGATGACACCGAGGATGTGTCCCTGGATTTCGGGAGCGAGGAGGAGCTGGCGCTGCGGAAAGCGCGGATCAG GCACCCACTGGCCACCTTTTTCCACCTGTTTTTCCGAGTGAGTGCTATTGTTACCTACTTGTTCTGTGACTGGTTCAGCAACAGCTTTGTTGCCTGTTTTGTCACTATTCTCCTCCTTCTATCCTTTGACTTTTGGTCTGTCAAG AATGTGACAGGAAGACTCTTGGTTGGTTTGCGTTGGTGGAACCAGATTGATGAAGATGGAAAAAGTCACTGGGTGTTTGAAGCAAAAAGG GTGCCTACAATAGCTGCTTCAACTGAAGCTGAAGCCCGAATCTTCTGGCTTGGTCTCATCATCTGCCCAGTGATTTGGACAATGTTTTTCTTTAGCACCTTGTTCTCCTTGAAGCTGAAATGGCTG GCTCTCGTGATTACTGGGATCTCCCTCCAGACTGCTAATTTATATGGCTACATCCACTGCAAGTTAGGGGGACAGAAAACCATCAGCAGAGTAACCTCAAGGTTGTTTGGCACCACAGATGTTCCCAAGA GACAGAGCAGGATAATTTCAGAAGATGGCACTGAAGAACATGGGAAGACAGGATTTAGGTAA
- the NUBP1 gene encoding cytosolic Fe-S cluster assembly factor NUBP1 codes for MAEAPGAPEECPGTGSAQAGRAAACQGCPNQGLCAAGAAGPDPAEAAELRARLRAVRHTVLVLSGKGGVGKSTFSALLAHGLAADETKQVALLDIDICGPSIPKIMGLEGEQVHQSGSGWSPVYVEENLGVMSVGFLLSSPDDAVIWRGPKKNGLIKQFLRDVDWGEVDYLIVDTPPGTSDEHLSIVQYLSATHIDGAVIITTPQEVSLQDVRKEINFCRKVKLPIIGVVENMSGFVCPKCKNESQIFPPTTGGAEKMCQNLSVSLLGKVPLDPQIGKSCDRGQSFLAEAPQSPATVSYRNIIQRIQEYCEQHHLQEEKIM; via the exons ATGGCGGAGGCGCCGGGCGCCCCGGAGG AATGCCCCGGGACCGGCAGCGCCCAGGCGGGCAGGGCGGCCGCCTGCCAGGGATGTCCCAACCAGGGGCTGTGCGCGGccggcgcggccgggccggaCCCGG cggaggcggcggagCTGCGGGCGCGGCTGCGGGCGGTGCGGCACACGGTGCTGGTGCTGTCCGGCAAGGGCGGCGTGGGCAAGAGCACCTTCAGCGCCCTCCTGGCGCACGGGCTGGCGGCGGACGAGACCAAGCAG GTTGCTCTGCTGGACATAGATATCTGTGGGCCATCGATTCCTAAAATTATGGGTCTAGAAGGAGAACAG GTTCATCAGAGTGGATCTGGATGGTCTCCAGTG TATGTTGAAGAAAACTTAGGTGTCATGTCAGTGGGGTTCTTGCTTAGTAGTCCTGATGATGCTGTCATCTGGAGAGGACCAAAAAAGAACG GGCTGATCAAGCAGTTTCTGCGTGATGTGGACTGGGGTGAAGTGGATTACCTGATCGTGGACACACCCCCAGGAACATCAGATGAGCACCTGTCCATTGTGCAGTACCTCAGTGCCACCCACATTGACGGTGCAGTCATCATCACCACCCCCCAG GAAGTGTCACTTCAGGATGTTCGGAAGGAGATCAACTTCTGCCGCAAAGTGAAGCTGCCCATCATAGGTGTTGTGGAGAACATGAGTGGCTTTGTGTGTCCCAAGTGTAAG AATGAATCTCAGATCTTCCCCCCGACTACTGGTGGTGCAGAGAAGATGTGCCAGAACTTGAGTGTTTCTCTCCTGGGTAAAGTGCCTCTGGATCCACAGATAG GAAAAAGTTGTGACAGAGGCCAGTCTTTCTTGGCTGAAGCACCCCAGTCTCCAGCTACAGTATCTTACAGGAATATCATTCAAA GAATTCAGGAATACTGTGAACAACACCATTTGCAAGAAGAAAAGATAATGTAA